One window of the Flammeovirga agarivorans genome contains the following:
- the proC gene encoding pyrroline-5-carboxylate reductase gives MKPEKITIIGGGNLGQAIAEGLIASNYIAAENLTVTRRNLKLLKKLSDKGVKVSSDNKSAVEGADLIVLAIKPFQIKSIMEEIKPNLLPSQIVTSVVTGVSLNDMSSVLGDEQPVFRSMPNTAIAIRESMTCIATVNGTADQKEMIVDLFSQLGEAIIIDESLMAAATVLGACGIAYAMRFIRAASQGGIEIGFGAEVSQLIAAQTVKGAASLLMETGNHPEHEIDKVTTPKGCTIAGLNEMEHQGFSSSLIKGVKTSFKAIDVIKDDFKK, from the coding sequence ATGAAGCCAGAAAAGATTACAATTATCGGTGGAGGTAATCTAGGACAAGCGATTGCTGAAGGACTTATTGCAAGTAATTATATTGCTGCAGAAAACCTAACCGTCACAAGAAGGAACCTTAAACTTCTTAAAAAACTGTCTGATAAAGGGGTTAAGGTAAGTAGTGACAATAAAAGTGCTGTGGAAGGTGCAGACTTAATAGTGTTGGCGATTAAGCCTTTCCAAATAAAATCTATAATGGAAGAAATAAAACCAAACCTTCTTCCATCGCAAATCGTTACTTCAGTAGTAACAGGTGTTTCTTTAAATGACATGTCTTCTGTATTAGGTGATGAACAACCCGTGTTCAGATCTATGCCAAATACTGCCATCGCTATCAGAGAGTCGATGACTTGTATTGCAACAGTGAATGGTACGGCTGATCAAAAAGAAATGATTGTAGATTTGTTCTCACAATTAGGAGAGGCAATTATAATTGATGAAAGCCTAATGGCAGCAGCAACAGTACTCGGTGCATGTGGTATCGCATATGCCATGAGATTTATCAGGGCAGCATCTCAAGGAGGTATTGAAATCGGATTTGGAGCTGAAGTATCTCAACTAATTGCTGCACAAACTGTAAAAGGAGCAGCCTCACTACTAATGGAAACAGGAAATCATCCAGAGCATGAAATTGATAAAGTAACGACACCAAAGGGGTGTACGATTGCTGGATTAAATGAAATGGAACATCAAGGTTTTAGTTCTTCATTAATTAAAGGTGTGAAGACATCGTTTAAAGCTATTGATGTGATTAAAGATGACTTTAAGAAGTAA
- the pfkA gene encoding 6-phosphofructokinase, with the protein MKKIAVFTSGGDAPGMNACVRAVVRTAIYHGIEVIGVRRGYKGMVDADFVPMTSHSVSNIIGQGGTILKSARFDEFRDIEWRKKAYDNLIAEGVEGLIAIGGNGTFTGAKLLMENFGIPTIGCPGTIDNDLFGTDYTIGFDTAVNTALDAIDKIRDTAASHDRVFFVEVMGRDAGFIAMQSGIAGGAEDILVPEIPDSIDEVIENLKKGGENEKPSHIVVVAEGEEIGNATFIAQKAKEAMPNLDIRVSNLGHIQRGGAPSALDRILASRMGIAAVEGLIAGKSNVMSGIINDQVTYTSFDDAINKKKPLDVELNKMVEILNS; encoded by the coding sequence GTGAAAAAGATAGCCGTATTTACATCAGGAGGCGATGCACCGGGCATGAATGCTTGTGTAAGAGCCGTTGTTAGAACTGCAATTTATCATGGTATTGAAGTAATTGGTGTACGTAGAGGTTACAAAGGTATGGTGGATGCCGACTTTGTACCAATGACTTCTCATTCTGTTAGTAATATTATCGGGCAGGGTGGTACTATTTTAAAATCTGCGAGATTTGATGAGTTCAGAGATATTGAGTGGCGTAAAAAAGCATACGATAACTTAATCGCTGAAGGAGTTGAAGGACTAATTGCAATTGGTGGAAATGGTACGTTTACAGGTGCTAAATTATTAATGGAAAACTTTGGTATCCCAACAATCGGGTGTCCTGGTACTATTGATAATGATTTATTCGGTACGGATTATACCATTGGTTTTGATACTGCCGTAAATACAGCATTAGACGCTATCGATAAAATTAGAGATACAGCAGCTTCTCATGATAGAGTATTCTTTGTAGAAGTGATGGGACGTGATGCTGGTTTTATCGCTATGCAATCAGGTATTGCAGGTGGAGCAGAAGATATTCTTGTACCTGAAATTCCAGATTCTATTGACGAGGTGATCGAAAACCTTAAAAAAGGTGGAGAAAATGAGAAACCATCACATATTGTTGTGGTAGCTGAAGGTGAAGAGATTGGTAATGCTACATTTATTGCTCAAAAAGCAAAAGAAGCAATGCCAAATCTTGATATCAGAGTTTCTAATTTAGGTCACATCCAAAGAGGTGGTGCACCAAGTGCTTTAGATAGAATTCTAGCAAGCCGTATGGGTATTGCAGCTGTAGAAGGTTTGATCGCAGGAAAGTCAAATGTAATGTCAGGTATTATCAATGACCAAGTAACATATACAAGTTTTGATGATGCCATCAATAAGAAAAAACCGCTTGATGTTGAACTAAATAAGATGGTGGAAATCTTAAATAGCTAA